In a single window of the Streptomyces cinnabarinus genome:
- a CDS encoding FG-GAP and VCBS repeat-containing protein, whose product MTRRTAAALAATLVATGVTPLLLTAPASAAVAKHYDDFNGDGHRDVAYGGQNAVGVSGGTVTVVYGTATGLDTAHPRSLHQDTPGIPGSGEEDDQFGASLASADLNKDGYADLVVGNPTEHVGSKQYRGSVTVVWGSKTGLSGGTDVTPKAGAQSHFGRDVATGDFTGDGSPDLAVVGGSETWLYRGGFTKSGTTGTVSKIDKAGAGWYSYGLAAGKVDGDAKTDLVVLGEQFVDGQPVERAWYLKGASGGLTSGPSKTVTATTAAIGDFDKNGYGDIAFGRPDSHDGKGSLLVWRGTSAGPSGSAMYNQASSGVSGSPEADDNFAYALSAGDVDGDGYSDLAVGVPHEDVSGQEDQGGVHLFRGGPGGLTGERTSWIPQTVTGPAEEYASFGHTVRLRDVTKDGKADVGVGAAGTSVILRGASGTGAFVLPEFGGAFAD is encoded by the coding sequence ATGACCCGCCGCACCGCCGCCGCACTCGCCGCGACCCTCGTAGCGACCGGCGTCACCCCGCTCCTGCTCACCGCCCCCGCCTCGGCGGCGGTCGCCAAGCACTACGACGACTTCAACGGCGACGGCCACCGCGATGTGGCCTACGGCGGCCAGAACGCCGTAGGCGTGTCGGGCGGCACCGTCACGGTCGTCTACGGCACCGCGACCGGCCTGGACACGGCCCACCCCCGCTCCCTCCACCAGGACACCCCCGGCATCCCCGGCTCCGGCGAGGAGGACGACCAGTTCGGTGCCTCCCTCGCGAGCGCGGATCTCAACAAGGACGGCTACGCCGACCTGGTCGTGGGCAACCCGACCGAGCACGTGGGCAGCAAGCAGTACCGCGGCTCGGTGACCGTCGTCTGGGGCTCGAAGACCGGCCTCTCCGGCGGCACCGACGTGACCCCGAAGGCGGGTGCGCAGAGCCACTTCGGCCGCGATGTCGCCACCGGTGACTTCACCGGCGACGGCTCGCCGGACCTCGCGGTGGTCGGCGGCTCCGAGACCTGGCTGTACCGGGGCGGCTTCACCAAGTCCGGCACGACCGGCACGGTCAGCAAGATCGACAAGGCGGGCGCGGGCTGGTACTCGTACGGCCTCGCCGCCGGGAAGGTCGACGGCGACGCGAAGACCGACCTCGTCGTCCTCGGCGAGCAGTTCGTCGACGGGCAGCCGGTCGAGCGCGCCTGGTACCTCAAGGGCGCCTCGGGCGGCCTGACCTCCGGCCCGTCCAAGACGGTCACCGCCACGACCGCCGCGATCGGCGACTTCGACAAGAACGGCTACGGCGACATCGCCTTCGGCAGGCCCGACTCCCACGACGGCAAGGGCTCGCTCCTGGTCTGGCGCGGCACGTCCGCCGGGCCGAGCGGCTCGGCCATGTACAACCAGGCGAGCTCGGGCGTCTCGGGCAGCCCCGAGGCGGACGACAACTTCGCCTACGCGCTCTCGGCCGGGGACGTCGACGGCGACGGCTACTCGGACCTCGCGGTCGGCGTCCCGCACGAGGACGTCAGCGGCCAGGAGGACCAGGGCGGGGTGCACCTCTTCCGCGGCGGCCCGGGTGGCCTGACCGGCGAGCGCACCTCCTGGATTCCACAGACCGTGACCGGCCCCGCCGAGGAGTACGCCTCCTTCGGCCACACCGTCCGCCTGCGCGATGTGACGAAGGACGGCAAGGCGGACGTGGGCGTGGGCGCGGCCGGCACGTCCGTGATCCTGCGGGGCGCGTCGGGGACGGGCGCGTTCGTGCTGCCGGAGTTCGGCGGAGCGTTCGCGGACTGA
- a CDS encoding FG-GAP-like repeat-containing protein codes for MKRTLVIAAALTTGVLTALPAAPAVAAPSGLASDFNGDGYRDLAIGAMGADVGSAHGAGAVVVLYGSASGVPGTKKAVLTQNSTGVPGTAESDDRFGASLAAGDLNADGYADLVVGSEFESIGTRQGVGSATVLWGGSAGLTGGSALPQPPAEELNEWGGYSRGVATGDFDGDGKTDVTVTGQTYTALFRGPFTRTGTPLSHTRVGEVGTTYEVIAGDLTGDKAAERVYPLAHDGDPGGDIRYFRHDLGGWDDHPESDYAMVGLPNADGSLGATGDINGDGYGDLVLGDYAGPTSRKGGQITVWYGGPNGPDPQQTPTVVHQDTPGVPGADESADLFGSAVDVGDINGDTYADVVVGAWGEDIGSARDAGSVTVLFGSATGLLTTGAKSYSQNTAGVPGTAESGDAFGMAVRLLDLDKTGKADLVIGAGYENQNGSVTYLRGTASGLTMTGAKSLTAAGAGLKGSAAFGWDLAK; via the coding sequence TTGAAGCGCACTCTCGTGATCGCCGCCGCCCTCACCACCGGCGTGCTCACCGCCCTGCCCGCCGCCCCCGCCGTCGCCGCGCCCTCGGGCCTGGCGAGCGACTTCAACGGCGACGGCTACCGCGACCTCGCCATCGGCGCGATGGGCGCCGACGTCGGCTCCGCGCACGGCGCCGGTGCCGTGGTCGTGCTGTACGGCTCGGCCTCGGGAGTGCCCGGCACCAAGAAGGCCGTGCTCACCCAGAACTCCACCGGCGTCCCCGGCACCGCCGAGTCCGACGACCGCTTCGGCGCGAGCCTGGCCGCCGGCGACCTGAACGCCGACGGCTACGCCGACCTGGTCGTCGGCTCCGAGTTCGAGTCCATCGGCACCCGCCAGGGCGTCGGCAGCGCCACCGTCCTGTGGGGCGGCTCCGCCGGCCTGACCGGCGGCTCGGCGCTCCCGCAGCCCCCGGCGGAGGAGCTGAACGAGTGGGGCGGCTACTCCCGCGGCGTCGCCACCGGCGACTTCGACGGCGACGGCAAGACCGACGTCACCGTCACCGGCCAGACCTACACCGCGCTCTTCCGCGGCCCCTTCACCCGTACCGGCACCCCCCTGAGCCACACCCGCGTGGGCGAGGTGGGCACCACGTACGAGGTCATCGCGGGCGACCTGACCGGCGACAAGGCGGCCGAGCGGGTGTACCCGCTCGCGCACGACGGCGATCCGGGCGGGGACATCCGGTACTTCCGCCACGACCTGGGCGGCTGGGACGACCACCCCGAGTCCGACTACGCCATGGTCGGCCTGCCCAACGCCGACGGCTCCCTCGGCGCCACCGGCGACATCAACGGCGACGGCTACGGTGACCTGGTCCTCGGCGACTACGCGGGCCCCACGAGCCGCAAGGGCGGCCAGATCACCGTCTGGTACGGCGGCCCGAACGGCCCCGACCCGCAGCAGACGCCCACCGTCGTCCACCAGGACACCCCAGGCGTGCCCGGCGCCGACGAGTCGGCCGATCTGTTCGGCTCCGCCGTCGACGTCGGCGACATCAACGGCGACACGTACGCCGACGTCGTCGTCGGCGCCTGGGGCGAGGACATCGGCTCGGCGCGCGACGCGGGCTCGGTGACCGTGCTGTTCGGCTCGGCCACCGGTCTGCTGACCACCGGCGCCAAGTCGTACTCCCAGAACACCGCGGGCGTCCCCGGCACCGCCGAGAGCGGCGACGCCTTCGGCATGGCCGTGCGCCTGCTCGACCTCGACAAGACCGGCAAGGCCGACCTGGTCATCGGCGCGGGCTACGAGAACCAGAACGGTTCCGTCACCTACCTACGCGGTACCGCGAGCGGCCTGACCATGACCGGCGCCAAGTCCCTCACCGCCGCCGGCGCGGGCCTGAAGGGCAGCGCGGCCTTCGGCTGGGACCTCGCCAAGTGA